The Megachile rotundata isolate GNS110a chromosome 8, iyMegRotu1, whole genome shotgun sequence genome has a segment encoding these proteins:
- the LOC100876839 gene encoding uncharacterized protein LOC100876839 isoform X2, with amino-acid sequence MKICITCVYWTLLFISVVSSALLFIIVACENAQTNYYLPVKRNDSSETYDNDTLDHIDDNSLETSNIAFTRLQNSKKLEHQYEDHYYQVRMQKKKDKFAKKAIDFESVIKSKVRRKENPYKNPDIVAETLTQQPNLSQGISESEQTTVLPLMDTTVAELQSLAEPKLNQEFSRTRLFPKNSSMLTNNANLGQTTTQAPDEISSNTQSLPPPSINEITETLNETNTLQEESVLLSHSVKEEIPEVVVVVRAEQGPITTDELEFKFDDVKTLSDEIPKVDGTFATTPELSDSEAKARLVGDNRDEGAAIVLGEGIVSVGSANPHEDIPSFSEWTQKRLEEAEKKKTHPNASVQNAGTPTRGIGSMKVRSKNYASPDCGAKIVAANPEAQSARSVLVSTRDEYMLNTCTSRIWFVVELCEAIQAKKIELANFELFSSSPKDFSVYISDRFPTRDWSPVGQFTAKDTKDIQSFALQPHLFGKFIKIELHTYYGSEHFCPISLFRAYGTSEFEVLETETENQISRETSTDEDDGEDSDEEEVLDVESGDPPRNLFGSARDAVLSIMKKAAEVLVKSSELTGNNITKIQQSIDSGNILENSFISCTTPRYTILCDKCSDQKFAEIFQLVSCREQQLNELLKIDLVNRTLRQSGLCKIYGVGVETFEKRGTEEQSDEVKEEKKYNQVEGRYGSTKNFQLTFITSIFKPEYIAALCNILAIKERKMVMNTSHEMPFNNFNNVVKEDIPDKHKEDQNDDGIKSFQQAATVCTSSSNADSFKSESSKAIPKSTQELHTKEVNKFTGAPIEIFLSTENINKEINPSDTFEKEEIKNDSTIPILESNKGIEESVETELLTTTPAPLKDGQHSTLKTSEKPSTPSGISTENLPQTTIPAPITTIDNNELPSDDTVPDIDTLEFVDLQNKVEAMEHLDQEGKQGQAENLEQEVKLPPQDPLIDTLLSDLKDLEGETPHVQNEPAVSASVTQSATNTMPQKESVFLRLSNRIKALERNMSLSGQYLEELSRRYKKQVEEMQRSLERTVSTMNEETRKREERESKRAEEIAILREELANLSNSMENLLYDRDSWSGKLSMISQHILLMCSEVFVIYLFILYYRRSNSKRSQTKENEHTQKDTVRRKSAENFSSHTKKTKKRRPSEIASHITGTYRELMINDKFQETKKEKKKKRKKGTVLINYQTNVNSEAESSLTTQRRTSLTDNMKVPLKSVSSYEILQTDETQKQICRRLKSAPENAVDWFDNTVCQTECNAQLTVSYTNTLETESAKSSELSNSYAENLNESNSSLTNVIPKTVPLNDQNITEPSTDILNSKNSSITLKDIKLNATPSFMKSAWSTRKKRKVNSNDINGEWSHSLDDSDGKLTQASSTTSKKIHTDGDTTTNGLLLEQSDESTSSSITSMSKKKDKKSTSFRKMNHR; translated from the exons ATGAAGATTTGTATAACGTGCGTGTATTGGACATTACTTTTTATATCAGTTGTTTCCAG TGCATTGCTATTTATTATAGTAGCTTGTGAAAATGCACAAACTAATTATTATTTGCCAGTCAAAAGGAATGACTCTTCAGAGACTTACGATAATGATACCTTGGATCATATAGATGATAATAGTTTAGAGACATCAAATATAGCATTTACCAGACTACAGAATTCAAAAAAATTGGAGCACCAGTATGAAGATCATTATTATCAAGTAAGAATGCAAAAGAAAAag gacaaatttgcaaaaaaagcTATTGATTTTGAAAGTGTTATAAAAAGTAAAGTAAGGAGAAAAGAGAATCCTTATAAAAATCCAGATATTGTGGCTGAGACTCTTACTCAACAACCTAATTTATCTCAGGG AATTTCTGAAAGTGAACAAACAACAGTTTTACCTTTAATGGATACAACTGTAGCAGAGTTACAAAGTTTGGCAGAGCCAAAGCTGAATCAAGAATTTTCAAGGACAAGATTATTTCCAAAGAATTCATCAATGCTAACAAACAATGCGAATCTTGGACAAACAACAACACAAGCACCAGATGAAATTTCATCAAATACACAAAGTCTACCTCCACCAAGTATTAATGAAATTACAGAAACGCTTAATGAAACAAATACTCTCCAAGAGGAATCTGTATTATTATCACATTCAGTTAAAGAAGAGATACCagaagtagtagtagtagtaagaGCTGAACAAGGTCCTATCACGACTGATGAATTAGAATTCAAATTTGACGATGTTAAAACACTTTCTGATGAGATACCTAAAGTTGATGGAACATTTGCAACAACTCCAGAATTAAGCGATTCAGAAGCCAAAGCTCGACTAGTAGGAGATAACAGAGACGAAGGAGCTGCAATTGTTCTTGGTGAAGGAATTGTGTCTGTGGGATCAGCAAATCCTCATGAGGATATTCCATCTTTTAGTGAATGGACTCAGAAAAGACTAGAAGAAgctgaaaaaaagaaaa CACATCCAAATGCATCTGTTCAAAATGCAGGGACTCCAACACGGGGAATAGGTAGTATGAAGGTTCGTTCTAAGAATTATGCTTCTCCTGATTGTGGAGCTAAAATTGTAGCGGCTAATCCAGAAGCACAAAGTGCCAGAAGTGTGTTAGTGTCGACCAGAGATGAATATATGCTCAATACGTGTACGTCACGGATATGGTTTGTGGTAGAACTTTGTGAAGCTATTcaagcaaaaaaaattgaactggCAAATTTTGAGCTTTTCAGTTCATCACCAAAAGATTTTTCTGTATACATTAGTGATCGTTTTCCTACAAGAGATTGGAGTCCAGTTGGTCAATTTACTGCAAAAGACACAAAGGATATTCAAAGTTTTGCTTTACAGCCACAtctttttggaaaatttataaaaattgaattacacaCCTATTATGGATCTGAACATTTTTGCCCTATTTCTTTATTTCGTGCTTATGGTACCAGTGAATTTGAGGTTTTAGAAACGGAAACGGAAAATCAAATTTCCAGAGAAACAAGTACTGATGAAGATGATGGTGAAGACAGTGATGAGGAAGAAGTTTTGGATGTTGAAAGTGGTGATCCACCAAGAAATTTATTCGGTAGCGCCAGGGATGCTGTGCTAAGTATCATGAAAAAAGCAGCTGAAGTATTAGTAAAATCTAGCGAATTGACTGgcaataatattacaaaaattcaacAAAGCATAGATAGTGGAAACATTCTTGAAAATTCTTTTATTAGTTGCACTACGCCACGGTACACCATTCTTTGTGATAAGTGTTCGGATCAGAAATTTGCTGAAATCTTCCAGTTAGTTAGTTGTAGGGAACAACAGCTGAAtgaattgttaaaaattgatcTTGTTAATAGAACTTTAAGACAAAGTGGACTTTGTAAGATATATGGTGTAGGAGTCGAAACTTTCGAAAAAAGAGGAACGGAAGAACAAAGTGACgaagtaaaagaagaaaaaaaatataaccaAGTTGAAGGAAGATATGGTTCGACGAAAAATTTTCAGTTGACATTCATAACGTCTATATTTAAGCCTGAATACATCGCAGCGCTCTGTAATATATTAGCAATAAAAGAACGGAAAATGGTAATGAATACTAGCCATGAAATGccatttaacaatttcaataaTGTTGTTAAAGAAGATATACCAGATAAACATAAAGAAGACCAGAATGACGACGGGATTAAATCTTTTCAACAAGCAGCAACTGTATGCACTTCAAGCTCAAATGCAGACTCTTTTAAATCGGAGTCATCTAAAGCAATTCCGAAAAGCACTCAAGAATTGCACACCAAAGAAGTTAATAAGTTTACTGGTGCACCCATTGAGATTTTCTTAAgtactgaaaatataaataaagaaataaatccaAGTGATACCtttgaaaaagaagaaataaagaatGATTCTACAATTCCAATTTTAGAATCTAATAAAGGTATTGAAGAATCAGTTGAGACAGAACTATTAACAACTACTCCTGCCCCTTTAAAGGATGGACAACATTCAACTTTAAAAACTTCTGAAAAACCATCAACTCCTTCTGGCATTTCCACTGAAAATTTACCTCAGACAACTATTCCTGCTCCAATAACCactattgacaataatgagCTTCCAAGTGATGATACGGTGCCCGATATAGACACATTGGAATTTGTTGACTTGCAAAATAAGGTGGAGGCAATGGAGCATTTAGATCAAGAAGGAAAACAAGGACAAGCAGAAAATTTAGAACAAGAAGTTAAGTTACCCCCTCAAGATCCATTAATTGATACATTGTTATCTGATTTAAAAGATTTGGAAGGAGAAACACCACATGTTCAGAATGAGCCTGCTGTAAGTGCTTCAGTAACACAGTCAGCAACAAATACCATGCCACAAAAAGAATCTGTTTTTCTTAGATTATCCAATAGAATTAAA GCGTTAGAAAGGAATATGTCATTAAGTGGACAGTATTTAGAAGAATTAAGTCGTCGATATAAAAAGCAAGTTGAAGAAATGCAAAGATCGCTTGAACGAACAGTTTCCACAATGAACGAAGAAACACGAAAAAGAGAAGAACGCGAGTCAAAAAGAGCAGAAGAAATTGCGATTTTAAGGGAAGAACTtgccaatctttcaaattcgaTGGAAAATCTTctatatgatcgcgatagttGGAGTGGAAAACTCTCAATGATAAGTCAACATATACTGTTAATGTGTTCTGAAGTTTTtgtgatatatttatttattttatattatcgaagaagtAATAGTAAGAGATCACAGACAAAAGAGAATGAACATACACAAAAAGATACAGTGCGACGGAAAAGTGCAGAAAATTTTAGTTCGCACACGAAAAAAACAAAAAAGCGACGACCAAGCGAAATAGCTTCTCATATTACAGGTACATATCGTGAGTTAATGATCAATGATAAATTCCAAGAAACtaagaaggaaaagaaaaagaagcgcAAAAAAGGAaccgttttaattaattatcagACAAATGTAAATAGCGAGGCAGAAAGTAGTTTGACAACACAACGCAGAACTTCTCTAACAGATAATATGAAAGTACCATTAAAGAGTGTTTCATCATATGAAATATTACAAACAGATGAGACTCAAAAACAAATTTGCAGACGATTGAAATCTGCACCAGAAAATGCAGTTGATTGGTTTGATAACACTGTGTGTCAAACAGAATGCAATGCTCAGTTAACCGTGTCATACACTAACACCCTAGAAACAGAGTCTGCAAAGAGTTCCGAATTGAGTAATTCTTATGCTGAAAATTTGAACGAATCAAATTCATCATTAACAAATGTGATCCCTAAAACAGTTCCTTTAAATGACCAAAATATTACTGAACCATCCACAGATATTTTGAATTCAAAAAATAGTAGTATTACATTAAAAGATATCAAATTAAATGCAACACCTTCATTTATGAAAAGTGCTTGGAGTAccagaaaaaagagaaaagtaaATTCGAATGATATAAATGGAGAATGGAGTCACAGTTTGGACGATTCTGATGGTAAATTGACTCAAGCAAGTTCAACTACTTCAAAAAAGATTCATACTGATGGTGATACAACTACTAATGGTCTGTTACTGGAGCAAAGCGATGAATCTACAAGCAGTAGTATTACATCTATGTCTAAAAAAAAGGATAAAAAGAGTACTAGTTTTAGAAAAATG AATCACCGTTAA
- the LOC100876839 gene encoding uncharacterized protein LOC100876839 isoform X4: MGKSISALLFIIVACENAQTNYYLPVKRNDSSETYDNDTLDHIDDNSLETSNIAFTRLQNSKKLEHQYEDHYYQVRMQKKKDKFAKKAIDFESVIKSKVRRKENPYKNPDIVAETLTQQPNLSQGISESEQTTVLPLMDTTVAELQSLAEPKLNQEFSRTRLFPKNSSMLTNNANLGQTTTQAPDEISSNTQSLPPPSINEITETLNETNTLQEESVLLSHSVKEEIPEVVVVVRAEQGPITTDELEFKFDDVKTLSDEIPKVDGTFATTPELSDSEAKARLVGDNRDEGAAIVLGEGIVSVGSANPHEDIPSFSEWTQKRLEEAEKKKTHPNASVQNAGTPTRGIGSMKVRSKNYASPDCGAKIVAANPEAQSARSVLVSTRDEYMLNTCTSRIWFVVELCEAIQAKKIELANFELFSSSPKDFSVYISDRFPTRDWSPVGQFTAKDTKDIQSFALQPHLFGKFIKIELHTYYGSEHFCPISLFRAYGTSEFEVLETETENQISRETSTDEDDGEDSDEEEVLDVESGDPPRNLFGSARDAVLSIMKKAAEVLVKSSELTGNNITKIQQSIDSGNILENSFISCTTPRYTILCDKCSDQKFAEIFQLVSCREQQLNELLKIDLVNRTLRQSGLCKIYGVGVETFEKRGTEEQSDEVKEEKKYNQVEGRYGSTKNFQLTFITSIFKPEYIAALCNILAIKERKMVMNTSHEMPFNNFNNVVKEDIPDKHKEDQNDDGIKSFQQAATVCTSSSNADSFKSESSKAIPKSTQELHTKEVNKFTGAPIEIFLSTENINKEINPSDTFEKEEIKNDSTIPILESNKGIEESVETELLTTTPAPLKDGQHSTLKTSEKPSTPSGISTENLPQTTIPAPITTIDNNELPSDDTVPDIDTLEFVDLQNKVEAMEHLDQEGKQGQAENLEQEVKLPPQDPLIDTLLSDLKDLEGETPHVQNEPAVSASVTQSATNTMPQKESVFLRLSNRIKALERNMSLSGQYLEELSRRYKKQVEEMQRSLERTVSTMNEETRKREERESKRAEEIAILREELANLSNSMENLLYDRDSWSGKLSMISQHILLMCSEVFVIYLFILYYRRSNSKRSQTKENEHTQKDTVRRKSAENFSSHTKKTKKRRPSEIASHITGTYRELMINDKFQETKKEKKKKRKKGTVLINYQTNVNSEAESSLTTQRRTSLTDNMKVPLKSVSSYEILQTDETQKQICRRLKSAPENAVDWFDNTVCQTECNAQLTVSYTNTLETESAKSSELSNSYAENLNESNSSLTNVIPKTVPLNDQNITEPSTDILNSKNSSITLKDIKLNATPSFMKSAWSTRKKRKVNSNDINGEWSHSLDDSDGKLTQASSTTSKKIHTDGDTTTNGLLLEQSDESTSSSITSMSKKKDKKSTSFRKMVRKFF, translated from the exons ATGGGAAAAAGTATAAG TGCATTGCTATTTATTATAGTAGCTTGTGAAAATGCACAAACTAATTATTATTTGCCAGTCAAAAGGAATGACTCTTCAGAGACTTACGATAATGATACCTTGGATCATATAGATGATAATAGTTTAGAGACATCAAATATAGCATTTACCAGACTACAGAATTCAAAAAAATTGGAGCACCAGTATGAAGATCATTATTATCAAGTAAGAATGCAAAAGAAAAag gacaaatttgcaaaaaaagcTATTGATTTTGAAAGTGTTATAAAAAGTAAAGTAAGGAGAAAAGAGAATCCTTATAAAAATCCAGATATTGTGGCTGAGACTCTTACTCAACAACCTAATTTATCTCAGGG AATTTCTGAAAGTGAACAAACAACAGTTTTACCTTTAATGGATACAACTGTAGCAGAGTTACAAAGTTTGGCAGAGCCAAAGCTGAATCAAGAATTTTCAAGGACAAGATTATTTCCAAAGAATTCATCAATGCTAACAAACAATGCGAATCTTGGACAAACAACAACACAAGCACCAGATGAAATTTCATCAAATACACAAAGTCTACCTCCACCAAGTATTAATGAAATTACAGAAACGCTTAATGAAACAAATACTCTCCAAGAGGAATCTGTATTATTATCACATTCAGTTAAAGAAGAGATACCagaagtagtagtagtagtaagaGCTGAACAAGGTCCTATCACGACTGATGAATTAGAATTCAAATTTGACGATGTTAAAACACTTTCTGATGAGATACCTAAAGTTGATGGAACATTTGCAACAACTCCAGAATTAAGCGATTCAGAAGCCAAAGCTCGACTAGTAGGAGATAACAGAGACGAAGGAGCTGCAATTGTTCTTGGTGAAGGAATTGTGTCTGTGGGATCAGCAAATCCTCATGAGGATATTCCATCTTTTAGTGAATGGACTCAGAAAAGACTAGAAGAAgctgaaaaaaagaaaa CACATCCAAATGCATCTGTTCAAAATGCAGGGACTCCAACACGGGGAATAGGTAGTATGAAGGTTCGTTCTAAGAATTATGCTTCTCCTGATTGTGGAGCTAAAATTGTAGCGGCTAATCCAGAAGCACAAAGTGCCAGAAGTGTGTTAGTGTCGACCAGAGATGAATATATGCTCAATACGTGTACGTCACGGATATGGTTTGTGGTAGAACTTTGTGAAGCTATTcaagcaaaaaaaattgaactggCAAATTTTGAGCTTTTCAGTTCATCACCAAAAGATTTTTCTGTATACATTAGTGATCGTTTTCCTACAAGAGATTGGAGTCCAGTTGGTCAATTTACTGCAAAAGACACAAAGGATATTCAAAGTTTTGCTTTACAGCCACAtctttttggaaaatttataaaaattgaattacacaCCTATTATGGATCTGAACATTTTTGCCCTATTTCTTTATTTCGTGCTTATGGTACCAGTGAATTTGAGGTTTTAGAAACGGAAACGGAAAATCAAATTTCCAGAGAAACAAGTACTGATGAAGATGATGGTGAAGACAGTGATGAGGAAGAAGTTTTGGATGTTGAAAGTGGTGATCCACCAAGAAATTTATTCGGTAGCGCCAGGGATGCTGTGCTAAGTATCATGAAAAAAGCAGCTGAAGTATTAGTAAAATCTAGCGAATTGACTGgcaataatattacaaaaattcaacAAAGCATAGATAGTGGAAACATTCTTGAAAATTCTTTTATTAGTTGCACTACGCCACGGTACACCATTCTTTGTGATAAGTGTTCGGATCAGAAATTTGCTGAAATCTTCCAGTTAGTTAGTTGTAGGGAACAACAGCTGAAtgaattgttaaaaattgatcTTGTTAATAGAACTTTAAGACAAAGTGGACTTTGTAAGATATATGGTGTAGGAGTCGAAACTTTCGAAAAAAGAGGAACGGAAGAACAAAGTGACgaagtaaaagaagaaaaaaaatataaccaAGTTGAAGGAAGATATGGTTCGACGAAAAATTTTCAGTTGACATTCATAACGTCTATATTTAAGCCTGAATACATCGCAGCGCTCTGTAATATATTAGCAATAAAAGAACGGAAAATGGTAATGAATACTAGCCATGAAATGccatttaacaatttcaataaTGTTGTTAAAGAAGATATACCAGATAAACATAAAGAAGACCAGAATGACGACGGGATTAAATCTTTTCAACAAGCAGCAACTGTATGCACTTCAAGCTCAAATGCAGACTCTTTTAAATCGGAGTCATCTAAAGCAATTCCGAAAAGCACTCAAGAATTGCACACCAAAGAAGTTAATAAGTTTACTGGTGCACCCATTGAGATTTTCTTAAgtactgaaaatataaataaagaaataaatccaAGTGATACCtttgaaaaagaagaaataaagaatGATTCTACAATTCCAATTTTAGAATCTAATAAAGGTATTGAAGAATCAGTTGAGACAGAACTATTAACAACTACTCCTGCCCCTTTAAAGGATGGACAACATTCAACTTTAAAAACTTCTGAAAAACCATCAACTCCTTCTGGCATTTCCACTGAAAATTTACCTCAGACAACTATTCCTGCTCCAATAACCactattgacaataatgagCTTCCAAGTGATGATACGGTGCCCGATATAGACACATTGGAATTTGTTGACTTGCAAAATAAGGTGGAGGCAATGGAGCATTTAGATCAAGAAGGAAAACAAGGACAAGCAGAAAATTTAGAACAAGAAGTTAAGTTACCCCCTCAAGATCCATTAATTGATACATTGTTATCTGATTTAAAAGATTTGGAAGGAGAAACACCACATGTTCAGAATGAGCCTGCTGTAAGTGCTTCAGTAACACAGTCAGCAACAAATACCATGCCACAAAAAGAATCTGTTTTTCTTAGATTATCCAATAGAATTAAA GCGTTAGAAAGGAATATGTCATTAAGTGGACAGTATTTAGAAGAATTAAGTCGTCGATATAAAAAGCAAGTTGAAGAAATGCAAAGATCGCTTGAACGAACAGTTTCCACAATGAACGAAGAAACACGAAAAAGAGAAGAACGCGAGTCAAAAAGAGCAGAAGAAATTGCGATTTTAAGGGAAGAACTtgccaatctttcaaattcgaTGGAAAATCTTctatatgatcgcgatagttGGAGTGGAAAACTCTCAATGATAAGTCAACATATACTGTTAATGTGTTCTGAAGTTTTtgtgatatatttatttattttatattatcgaagaagtAATAGTAAGAGATCACAGACAAAAGAGAATGAACATACACAAAAAGATACAGTGCGACGGAAAAGTGCAGAAAATTTTAGTTCGCACACGAAAAAAACAAAAAAGCGACGACCAAGCGAAATAGCTTCTCATATTACAGGTACATATCGTGAGTTAATGATCAATGATAAATTCCAAGAAACtaagaaggaaaagaaaaagaagcgcAAAAAAGGAaccgttttaattaattatcagACAAATGTAAATAGCGAGGCAGAAAGTAGTTTGACAACACAACGCAGAACTTCTCTAACAGATAATATGAAAGTACCATTAAAGAGTGTTTCATCATATGAAATATTACAAACAGATGAGACTCAAAAACAAATTTGCAGACGATTGAAATCTGCACCAGAAAATGCAGTTGATTGGTTTGATAACACTGTGTGTCAAACAGAATGCAATGCTCAGTTAACCGTGTCATACACTAACACCCTAGAAACAGAGTCTGCAAAGAGTTCCGAATTGAGTAATTCTTATGCTGAAAATTTGAACGAATCAAATTCATCATTAACAAATGTGATCCCTAAAACAGTTCCTTTAAATGACCAAAATATTACTGAACCATCCACAGATATTTTGAATTCAAAAAATAGTAGTATTACATTAAAAGATATCAAATTAAATGCAACACCTTCATTTATGAAAAGTGCTTGGAGTAccagaaaaaagagaaaagtaaATTCGAATGATATAAATGGAGAATGGAGTCACAGTTTGGACGATTCTGATGGTAAATTGACTCAAGCAAGTTCAACTACTTCAAAAAAGATTCATACTGATGGTGATACAACTACTAATGGTCTGTTACTGGAGCAAAGCGATGAATCTACAAGCAGTAGTATTACATCTATGTCTAAAAAAAAGGATAAAAAGAGTACTAGTTTTAGAAAAATGGTgagaaaatttttttga